A section of the Bombus terrestris chromosome 2, iyBomTerr1.2, whole genome shotgun sequence genome encodes:
- the LOC100642598 gene encoding uncharacterized protein LOC100642598 isoform X1 → MAVTSDAMYNTRTVAPSFMSSNVYYGCVPHCKKENQHNVMSEHIGITKPSSFHYYSYDTIMETDEDGSDYSMASGYLNNDSVILEATVQDRLRTNDELPLEQWVTYDADVLQRKNRKRRNSDLSPASQLKKFRRGGGKDNVNGGTGSTKDYGSSTASYESDVLHVNTVDNNIEESMITKENCCWTAGNRDILNNSNYIQLFNSGHKLIENTVEYEKILFETHGCSIYQFHRLQLVDNNCIEAEF, encoded by the exons ATGGCTGTAACAAGCGATGCTATGTATAACACAAGAACCGTCGCTCCATCGTTCATGTCGTCAAACGTATATTACGGTTGCGTTCCgcattgtaaaaaagaaaatcagcATAATGTTATGTCCGAGCATATCGGAATTACAAAACCATCGTCATTCCATTACTACTCCTATGATACGATTATGGAAACTGATGAGGACGGAAGTGATTATTCTATGGCATCAGGCTATTTGAATAACGATTCCGTAATTCTAGAAGCGACAGTACAGGATCGGTTAAGAACTAACGATGAACTACCACTTGAACAATGGGTAACTTACGATGCGGATGTTCTACAACGGAAGAATCGGAAACGACGCAACAGCGATCTCAGCCCTGCAAGTCAACTGAAAAAGTTTCGGAGAG GCGGTGGTAAGGACAATGTAAACGGTGGTACAGGAAGTACAAAGGACTATGGATCAAGTACTGCATCTTACGAATCAGACGTATTACATGTAAATACTGTTGATAATAATATAGAAGAATCTATGATTACAAAAGAAAACTGCTGCTGGACAGCAGGTAAtcgtgatattttaaataattcaaattatatacAGTTATTCAATAGTGGgcataaattaattgaaaacacTGTTGAATATGAAaagattttatttgaaacacaTGGATGTTCTATATATCAGTTTCATCGATTGCAATTGGTTGATAACAATTGTATTGAAGCAGAATTTTAA
- the LOC100642598 gene encoding uncharacterized protein LOC100642598 isoform X2: protein MGNLRCGCSTTEESETTQQRSQPCKSTEKVSESLMHPVIFCTMDNGMQWKAWMLIFFHKLMTLSGGKDNVNGGTGSTKDYGSSTASYESDVLHVNTVDNNIEESMITKENCCWTAGNRDILNNSNYIQLFNSGHKLIENTVEYEKILFETHGCSIYQFHRLQLVDNNCIEAEF, encoded by the exons ATGGGTAACTTACGATGCGGATGTTCTACAACGGAAGAATCGGAAACGACGCAACAGCGATCTCAGCCCTGCAAGTCAACTGAAAAAGTTTCGGAGAG TTTAATGCATCCTGTCATCTTCTGTACCATGGATAATGGTATGCAATGGAAAGCATGGAtgctaatattttttcataaactAATGACACTTA GCGGTGGTAAGGACAATGTAAACGGTGGTACAGGAAGTACAAAGGACTATGGATCAAGTACTGCATCTTACGAATCAGACGTATTACATGTAAATACTGTTGATAATAATATAGAAGAATCTATGATTACAAAAGAAAACTGCTGCTGGACAGCAGGTAAtcgtgatattttaaataattcaaattatatacAGTTATTCAATAGTGGgcataaattaattgaaaacacTGTTGAATATGAAaagattttatttgaaacacaTGGATGTTCTATATATCAGTTTCATCGATTGCAATTGGTTGATAACAATTGTATTGAAGCAGAATTTTAA